One Drosophila willistoni isolate 14030-0811.24 chromosome 2R unlocalized genomic scaffold, UCI_dwil_1.1 Seg167, whole genome shotgun sequence DNA segment encodes these proteins:
- the LOC6644392 gene encoding ATP-binding cassette sub-family G member 4 isoform X1: MDVPLMDTSAKGSNPSAAIIVPAGGATVPQNQAVLYKSSNNSTTISSTSEPVPLLNQLQALPLQKMSNDLKQCNTQNINHGSQSNLCNGGVSVSNNHNNAQVLAPKIPNSNSNSSPNGQKKGTISLSHLPQRPPVDIEFCNISYSVADGHTRGFKTILKSVSGKFRNGEITAIMGPSGAGKSTLMNILAGYKTSQLSGSVLINSKERNLRRFRKLSCYIMQDDVLISNLTVHEAMMVAANLKLGKNMITYAKRVVVEEILETIGLKESVNTLTCNLSGGQRKRLSIALELVNNPPVMFFDEPTSGLDSSTCFQLISLLRSLARGGRTIVCTIHQPSARLFEKFDHLYLLAQGQCVYEGRVRGLVPYLSSLGYECPSYHNPADYVLEVASGEYGEAVPKLVDAVKSGACKKYAHKDYGHSNHHNNHKASTTINDIAKGHGNGNCSAAATISLEDEKTPAKYAQHDDLVDEELTALKPPKTLEAQQSQNSDCSVNINMPIANDDSCSFSSSKGAGGSAPCGVGGVVGTNAVAGCMTSLLDSHESVITLPNKTGFPTSGWTQFWILLKRSFRTIMRDRMLTHMRLASHIIVGAIIGMIYYDVGNEASKIMSNAGCIFFVSLFTTFTAMMPTILTFPTEMSVFVREHLNYWYSLKAFYFAKTIADMPFQIVFSSVYVLVVYYLTSQPMELERISMFVLICVLNSLVAQSLGLLIGAGMNIETGVFLGPVTTIPTILFSGFFVNFDTIPGYLQWVTYVSYVRYGFEGAMVAIYGMDRAKMECNQMYCHYRVPKKFLEEMSMDNALFWVDAVALIGIFFALRIIAYFVLRWKLHMIR; this comes from the exons ATGGATGTGCCGCTGATGGATACCTCTGCGAAGGGCAGCAACCCGAGTGCAGCAATTATAGTGCCAGCTGGAGGCGCAACTGTTCCCCAGAATCAGGCAGTGCTCTACAAGAGCTCAAATAATAGCACAACAATTTCATCGACATCGGAACCAGTTCCACTTTTAAATCAACTTCAAGCTCTGCCATTGCAAAAGATGTCCAACGACCTGAAGCAGTGCAACACTCAGAATATCAACCACGG ATCCCAGAGTAATCTGTGCAATGGCGGAGTTAGCGTTTCCAATAATCACAATAATGCCCAAGTGCTGGCTCCAAAGATACCAAACAGTAATAGCAATAGCAGTCCGAATGGCCAAAAGAAGGGCACCATTTCACTTTCACATCTCCCACAAAGGCCGCCGGTGGATATTGAGTTCTGTAATATATCATATTCAGTGGCCGATGGCCATACCCGTGGTTTTAAGACAATACTAAAGAGTGTTTCGGGCAAGTTTCGTAATGGCGAAATCACAGCCATTATGGGTCCATCAGGAGCGGGAAAGAGTACTCTGATGAACATTTTGGCGGGCTACAA AACATCCCAACTAAGTGGATCGGTGCTGATCAATAGCAAAGAACGAAATCTCCGCAGATTCCGTAAACTTTCGTGCTACATCATGCAGGATGATGTGCTAATTTCCAATCTGACAGTACATGAGGCCATGATGGTGGCAGCTAATCTTAAGTTGGGCAAAAATATGATCACCTATGCCAAGCGAGTGGTGGTCGAGGAGATTTTGGAAACAATTGGCCTGAAGGAGTCGGTCAATACGCTGACCTGTAATCTGTCGGGAGGACAACGGAAACGTCTGTCGATTGCCCTCGAATTGGTCAACAATCCACCGGTGATGTTCTTTGACGAGCCGACCTCGGGTTTGGACAGTTCGACGTGTTTTCAATTGATTTCACTGCTGAGATCCCTGGCCCGTGGAGGTCGCACTATTGTCTGCACAATTCATCAGCCATCGGCGCGTCTATTCGAGAAGTTCGATCATCTGTATTTGCTGGCCCAGGGCCAGTGTGTGTACGAGGGACGAGTTAGGGGCCTAGTGCCCTATCTGTCCTCCCTGGGCTACGAGTGTCCATCGTACCACAATCCCGCTGATTATGTGCTAGAAGTCGCTTCTGGCGAGTACGGCGAGGCGGTGCCCAAACTAGTTGACGCCGTCAAGAGTGGGGCCTGCAAGAAGTATGCCCACAAGGACTATGGACATAGCAATCATCATAACAATCACAAGGCCAGCACGACGATCAACGACATTGCGAAGGGCCATGGTAATGGTAATTGCAGTGCCGCTGCTACGATCAGCTTGGAGGATGAGAAGACGCCAGCTAAATATGCTCAACACGACGACTTGGTCGATGAAGAACTAACGGCCTTAAAACCACCGAAAACCTTGGAGGCACAACAATCTCAGAACTCGGACTGCAGTGTGAATATCAATATGCCAATCGCCAATGACGATAGCTGCAGTTTCAGCTCATCCAAGGGAGCCGGCGGTTCAGCACCGTGCGGCGTGGGCGGCGTAGTTGGGACTAACGCAGTGGCCGGCTGCATGACATCGCTCCTCGACTCGCATGAGAGTGTCATTACCCTGCCAAACAAGACAGGTTTCCCCACCAGCGGCTGGACCCAATTCTGGATACTGTTGAAGCGTTCGTTTCGCACCATAATGCGGGATCGCATGCTCACCCATATGCGTTTGGCTTCGCATATAATTGTTGGTGCTATAATTGGCATGATCTACTATGATGTGGGCAATGAGGCTAGCAAAATTATGAGCAATGCCGGCTGCATCTTCTTTGTGTCACTCTTCACAACATTTACCGCCATGATGCCAACCATTCTGACAT TTCCAACCGAGATGTCGGTGTTTGTGCGAGAGCATCTCAATTATTGGTATTCGTTGAAGGCTTTCTACTTTGCCAAAACCATAGCGGATATGCCATTTCAG ATTGTCTTCTCAAGCGTTTATGTGCTAGTTGTCTATTACTTAACCTCCCAGCCCATGGAATTGGAAAGAATATCGATGTTTGTGCTCATCTGTGTGCTTAATTCGCTGGTGGCCCAATCTCTGGGTCTACTTATAGGTGCCGGCATGAATATCGAAACGGGGGTATTTCTGGGTCCAGTGACAACGATTCCAACCATATTATTTTCCGGTTTCTTTGTCAATTTCGATACCATACCGGGCTATTTGCAATGGGTCACCTATGTGAGTTATGTGCGTTACGGTTTCGAGg GCGCCATGGTAGCCATCTATGGCATGGATCGGGCCAAAATGGAATGCAATCAAATGTATTGCCATTATCGTGTACCCAAAAAGTTTCTAGAGGAAATGTCTATGGATAATGCTCTATTCTGGGTCGATGCTGTGGCCCTGATAGGCATTTTCTTCGCTTTACGGATAATTGCGTACTTTGTGTTGCGTTGGAAATTGCATATGATACGTTAA
- the LOC111518806 gene encoding uncharacterized protein LOC111518806 codes for MTKRNVLAYLTQTDGRQKYPFLCIEHKEEISMAELQGVLSGSLVKHIDLCRQKSPGAVIANNSLSTSCIVLFPKSLKNNKEAWTYQHASVGLSIVENETCNLMRMHSAFRPFHE; via the exons ATGACCAAAAGAAACGTCCTTGCGTATCTCACGCAGACTGATGGACGCCAGAAATATCCGTTTTTATGTATCGAACATAAGGAAGAGATTTCTATGGCAGAGCTTCAAGGTGTTTTATCCGGCAGCCTTGTGAAGCATATTGACCTTTGTCGCCAAAAGTCTCCGGGGGCGGTGATTGCAAACAATAGTCTGTCGACGTCCTGCATTGTCCTTTTTCCAAAGTCATTGAAGAACAACAAAGAGGCCTGGACCTACCAACACGCCTCCGTTGG TTTGTCAATCGTCGAAAATGAAACATGCAACCTAATGAGAATGCACTCGGCATTTAGACCATTTCATGAATGA
- the LOC6644392 gene encoding ATP-binding cassette sub-family G member 1 isoform X2, giving the protein MELTLTRCNSVVEETMGIQNSCFDANSESTRHHRSLSFVQTRLTKSGCVSALQRSEENATTGWFKSQSNLCNGGVSVSNNHNNAQVLAPKIPNSNSNSSPNGQKKGTISLSHLPQRPPVDIEFCNISYSVADGHTRGFKTILKSVSGKFRNGEITAIMGPSGAGKSTLMNILAGYKTSQLSGSVLINSKERNLRRFRKLSCYIMQDDVLISNLTVHEAMMVAANLKLGKNMITYAKRVVVEEILETIGLKESVNTLTCNLSGGQRKRLSIALELVNNPPVMFFDEPTSGLDSSTCFQLISLLRSLARGGRTIVCTIHQPSARLFEKFDHLYLLAQGQCVYEGRVRGLVPYLSSLGYECPSYHNPADYVLEVASGEYGEAVPKLVDAVKSGACKKYAHKDYGHSNHHNNHKASTTINDIAKGHGNGNCSAAATISLEDEKTPAKYAQHDDLVDEELTALKPPKTLEAQQSQNSDCSVNINMPIANDDSCSFSSSKGAGGSAPCGVGGVVGTNAVAGCMTSLLDSHESVITLPNKTGFPTSGWTQFWILLKRSFRTIMRDRMLTHMRLASHIIVGAIIGMIYYDVGNEASKIMSNAGCIFFVSLFTTFTAMMPTILTFPTEMSVFVREHLNYWYSLKAFYFAKTIADMPFQIVFSSVYVLVVYYLTSQPMELERISMFVLICVLNSLVAQSLGLLIGAGMNIETGVFLGPVTTIPTILFSGFFVNFDTIPGYLQWVTYVSYVRYGFEGAMVAIYGMDRAKMECNQMYCHYRVPKKFLEEMSMDNALFWVDAVALIGIFFALRIIAYFVLRWKLHMIR; this is encoded by the exons ATGGAGCTGACTCTGACCCGTTGCAATAGTGTTGTTGAGGAGACAATGGGCATACAAAACTCGTGTTTTGATGCTAACTCAGAGTCGACTCGTCACCATCGATCATTGTCCTTTGTCCAGACGCGTCTCACTAAGAGCGGATGTGTCAGTGCCCTGCAACGAAGTGAGGAGAATGCAACAACAGGGTGGTTCAA ATCCCAGAGTAATCTGTGCAATGGCGGAGTTAGCGTTTCCAATAATCACAATAATGCCCAAGTGCTGGCTCCAAAGATACCAAACAGTAATAGCAATAGCAGTCCGAATGGCCAAAAGAAGGGCACCATTTCACTTTCACATCTCCCACAAAGGCCGCCGGTGGATATTGAGTTCTGTAATATATCATATTCAGTGGCCGATGGCCATACCCGTGGTTTTAAGACAATACTAAAGAGTGTTTCGGGCAAGTTTCGTAATGGCGAAATCACAGCCATTATGGGTCCATCAGGAGCGGGAAAGAGTACTCTGATGAACATTTTGGCGGGCTACAA AACATCCCAACTAAGTGGATCGGTGCTGATCAATAGCAAAGAACGAAATCTCCGCAGATTCCGTAAACTTTCGTGCTACATCATGCAGGATGATGTGCTAATTTCCAATCTGACAGTACATGAGGCCATGATGGTGGCAGCTAATCTTAAGTTGGGCAAAAATATGATCACCTATGCCAAGCGAGTGGTGGTCGAGGAGATTTTGGAAACAATTGGCCTGAAGGAGTCGGTCAATACGCTGACCTGTAATCTGTCGGGAGGACAACGGAAACGTCTGTCGATTGCCCTCGAATTGGTCAACAATCCACCGGTGATGTTCTTTGACGAGCCGACCTCGGGTTTGGACAGTTCGACGTGTTTTCAATTGATTTCACTGCTGAGATCCCTGGCCCGTGGAGGTCGCACTATTGTCTGCACAATTCATCAGCCATCGGCGCGTCTATTCGAGAAGTTCGATCATCTGTATTTGCTGGCCCAGGGCCAGTGTGTGTACGAGGGACGAGTTAGGGGCCTAGTGCCCTATCTGTCCTCCCTGGGCTACGAGTGTCCATCGTACCACAATCCCGCTGATTATGTGCTAGAAGTCGCTTCTGGCGAGTACGGCGAGGCGGTGCCCAAACTAGTTGACGCCGTCAAGAGTGGGGCCTGCAAGAAGTATGCCCACAAGGACTATGGACATAGCAATCATCATAACAATCACAAGGCCAGCACGACGATCAACGACATTGCGAAGGGCCATGGTAATGGTAATTGCAGTGCCGCTGCTACGATCAGCTTGGAGGATGAGAAGACGCCAGCTAAATATGCTCAACACGACGACTTGGTCGATGAAGAACTAACGGCCTTAAAACCACCGAAAACCTTGGAGGCACAACAATCTCAGAACTCGGACTGCAGTGTGAATATCAATATGCCAATCGCCAATGACGATAGCTGCAGTTTCAGCTCATCCAAGGGAGCCGGCGGTTCAGCACCGTGCGGCGTGGGCGGCGTAGTTGGGACTAACGCAGTGGCCGGCTGCATGACATCGCTCCTCGACTCGCATGAGAGTGTCATTACCCTGCCAAACAAGACAGGTTTCCCCACCAGCGGCTGGACCCAATTCTGGATACTGTTGAAGCGTTCGTTTCGCACCATAATGCGGGATCGCATGCTCACCCATATGCGTTTGGCTTCGCATATAATTGTTGGTGCTATAATTGGCATGATCTACTATGATGTGGGCAATGAGGCTAGCAAAATTATGAGCAATGCCGGCTGCATCTTCTTTGTGTCACTCTTCACAACATTTACCGCCATGATGCCAACCATTCTGACAT TTCCAACCGAGATGTCGGTGTTTGTGCGAGAGCATCTCAATTATTGGTATTCGTTGAAGGCTTTCTACTTTGCCAAAACCATAGCGGATATGCCATTTCAG ATTGTCTTCTCAAGCGTTTATGTGCTAGTTGTCTATTACTTAACCTCCCAGCCCATGGAATTGGAAAGAATATCGATGTTTGTGCTCATCTGTGTGCTTAATTCGCTGGTGGCCCAATCTCTGGGTCTACTTATAGGTGCCGGCATGAATATCGAAACGGGGGTATTTCTGGGTCCAGTGACAACGATTCCAACCATATTATTTTCCGGTTTCTTTGTCAATTTCGATACCATACCGGGCTATTTGCAATGGGTCACCTATGTGAGTTATGTGCGTTACGGTTTCGAGg GCGCCATGGTAGCCATCTATGGCATGGATCGGGCCAAAATGGAATGCAATCAAATGTATTGCCATTATCGTGTACCCAAAAAGTTTCTAGAGGAAATGTCTATGGATAATGCTCTATTCTGGGTCGATGCTGTGGCCCTGATAGGCATTTTCTTCGCTTTACGGATAATTGCGTACTTTGTGTTGCGTTGGAAATTGCATATGATACGTTAA